Proteins encoded by one window of Macaca mulatta isolate MMU2019108-1 chromosome 10, T2T-MMU8v2.0, whole genome shotgun sequence:
- the LOC144331929 gene encoding uncharacterized protein LOC144331929 isoform X2 gives MGASALRSLASEARVLWSARGPQPPPFHVPASPPAAPMLLLLLLLTAPDAGAAGQGGTGRLLGRRRLGTPQHEAEGPSGPSSAAWPPGPPRPAAPAWHWRAPRVGSCELGRL, from the exons ATGGGAGCCAGTGCACTGAGATCTCTCGCCTCCGAGGCTAGGGTCCTGTGGTCCGCCCGAGGGCCGCAACCCCCGCCCTTTCATGTGCCCGCCTCGCCCCCGGCGGCGCcgatgctcctgctgctgctgctgcttacCGCGCCGGACGCCGGGGCTGCGGGACAGGGCGGCACTGGCCGGCTACTGGGACGCCGGCGCCTAGGGACACCGCAGCATGAGGCAGAG GGTCCGTCGGGTCCTTCCTCCGCGGCCTGGCCCCCGGGGCCTCCCCGTCCCGCTGCCCCGGCCTGGCACTGGCGTGCGCCAAGGGTGGGCTCCTGCGAACTTGGCAG